GGAGGGCGTCTCGGCGCATCTGCTGGCCCTCGGGCCGGGCAGGGCGCTCGTCGAGGACGGCGGTTCCGGGCCGGACGCCCGGACCTGGTTCACCCGGGACGGCGGCCGGAACTGGCGGGCGGGCGACCGGCGTACGGTCGGCACGACCCCGGACATACCGGCGGGGGCGGTGCTCACCGCCGACTGCGCGGCGCCCGCCGGGGCCCTGCCCGACGACTGCGACAGGAAGCGTCTCGTCGTGGTCTCGCCGCAGGACGGGCGGCGCAGGGCGCTGGCCCGGGTGCCGCTCCTCGGGGCGCAGCCGCGGCCGGCGGAGCAGCCGGAGCCCGACGGGTCCTGGTGGGTCTCGGGGGCGGACCCGCTGTCCGGGCGGGCGGCGGTCGCCGTCTCCCGGGACGCGGGCCGGAGCTGGACGGTGAGCCGGCTGCCCAGTCCCGCTGTGGGCCCCGGGTGGTACACGGCGGTGGCGGTCGGTCAGGACGCGGTGTACGCGGCGGAGATGGGGGAGCTGACGGGCGGCGAGCCCGTCAAGAACCCGATGCGGGCGCTGCACCGCTCCGTGGACGGGGGCCGGACGTGGCAGCGGATGTGGACGACGGGGCGGGAGCGGGAGCCCCGGACGCTGCTGGGGCTGCCGGTCCCGGGGCCCGGCGGCCGGGTGGAGATCGGCGGGGAGCTGTCGGGGCACGGGAGCGTGGACGGCGGGCGCACCTTCGTCCGGCTCGGTGACGGCTCGTACTTCACCCGCCGCACCCCGCTGGGACTGCTGCGGGAGCAGGCCCCCTGTCAGTACGCGCTGACCGCGGACGGGGTGCGGTGGTCGGAGTTCCTGCTGGCCTGCGAGGACGGGGAGCCCTGAGGCTCCCCGTCG
The sequence above is a segment of the Streptomyces sp. NBC_01255 genome. Coding sequences within it:
- a CDS encoding exo-alpha-sialidase; translation: MPSSPGLPGWAHSLGFARDGSGFALLAECEGDPAAGTGSCRQHVAVRDAGAKEWVLRRSPLPDTAMPEGVSAHLLALGPGRALVEDGGSGPDARTWFTRDGGRNWRAGDRRTVGTTPDIPAGAVLTADCAAPAGALPDDCDRKRLVVVSPQDGRRRALARVPLLGAQPRPAEQPEPDGSWWVSGADPLSGRAAVAVSRDAGRSWTVSRLPSPAVGPGWYTAVAVGQDAVYAAEMGELTGGEPVKNPMRALHRSVDGGRTWQRMWTTGREREPRTLLGLPVPGPGGRVEIGGELSGHGSVDGGRTFVRLGDGSYFTRRTPLGLLREQAPCQYALTADGVRWSEFLLACEDGEP